A section of the Rummeliibacillus pycnus genome encodes:
- a CDS encoding DUF47 domain-containing protein, with amino-acid sequence MFSRKKADPFFEVLAKISVNVKEALHYANDFRIQNLEDLREISIRMKKYETEGDTLIHELIVMLNKSFMTPIEREDILALANSMDDVLDGMEECIAHFDMFSLTNVDESMNTFISYIVKSTDEIVKAMDKLQNKNLTSMRENAILIKDYESKCDEVLRTSIKQLFLHEKDPIRIIQLKDIYEQLEDIADDCQNVANTMETIIMRNA; translated from the coding sequence ATGTTTAGTCGAAAAAAAGCAGATCCATTTTTTGAAGTATTAGCAAAAATCTCAGTCAACGTTAAAGAAGCACTGCACTATGCAAATGATTTTCGTATTCAAAATTTAGAGGATCTACGAGAAATTAGTATTCGCATGAAGAAATATGAAACAGAAGGAGATACGCTGATTCATGAACTAATCGTCATGCTAAACAAATCATTTATGACCCCTATTGAAAGAGAAGATATCCTTGCTTTAGCAAATAGTATGGATGATGTTCTTGATGGTATGGAAGAATGTATTGCTCATTTTGATATGTTCTCACTTACAAATGTGGATGAATCAATGAATACTTTCATCAGTTATATTGTTAAAAGTACAGATGAAATCGTTAAGGCAATGGATAAATTACAAAATAAGAATTTAACTAGCATGCGTGAAAATGCTATTTTAATAAAAGATTATGAGAGTAAATGTGATGAAGTTTTGCGAACTTCTATTAAACAATTATTCTTACACGAAAAAGATCCAATTCGTATTATTCAATTGAAAGATATTTACGAACAACTAGAAGATATAGCTGATGATTGTCAAAACGTGGCGAACACGATGGAAACAATTATTATGCGTAATGCATAA
- a CDS encoding histidine phosphatase family protein, which produces MTKIYIVRHGETDWNCEGRLQGGTDTTLNDRGKQQAIVCSNYFKDLNCDAIFSSTLQRAMLTATLMNESLKLSLIPLTEFAERTFGVAEGMTYEERVQMYPNKDYPNQETIEQLKNRISIGLKKIKTQYPDGNVILVTHGAVIHTLFTMVENAEIFPQSAQLSNGGVSIITNHHGKWWLDKYNQIKHLPK; this is translated from the coding sequence ATGACAAAAATATATATTGTACGTCATGGGGAAACGGATTGGAACTGTGAAGGAAGACTTCAAGGTGGTACAGATACAACTTTAAATGATAGAGGAAAGCAACAAGCGATTGTATGTAGCAATTATTTTAAAGATCTAAATTGTGATGCAATATTTTCTAGTACTTTGCAAAGAGCAATGCTTACAGCAACACTTATGAATGAATCTTTGAAATTATCCCTTATACCTTTAACAGAGTTCGCTGAACGGACTTTTGGTGTAGCAGAGGGAATGACATATGAAGAAAGAGTACAAATGTATCCGAATAAGGATTATCCGAATCAGGAAACTATTGAGCAATTAAAAAATAGAATATCAATTGGTTTGAAAAAAATCAAAACTCAATATCCTGATGGAAATGTAATATTAGTGACACATGGTGCTGTTATTCATACACTTTTTACAATGGTAGAAAATGCCGAAATTTTCCCCCAAAGTGCTCAGCTATCCAATGGTGGAGTAAGTATAATTACAAACCATCATGGAAAATGGTGGTTAGATAAATATAATCAAATTAAACATTTACCTAAATAA
- a CDS encoding thermonuclease family protein codes for MKIWLILLCSFVFLTLAGCTIGQSSKSTKNANRVSVKVLSVMDGDTIKVKYKGEIKKVRYLLVDAPEMYHKKLGEQPFGREAQTRNREILNNAKDVALEFDVGDKEDKYGRLLAYVYADGKSVQEQLIREGLVRVGYIYKPNTKYLDTFKKIQEKAKNEKKDIWKYEGYVTDRGFVKSVVKDWRPGKDSTKGLSTKTTNQSQNNSTSSNNGMCKIKGNINSKGKKLYHLPGMNNYDAVKAEQMFCTEEEAQKAGFTKAS; via the coding sequence ATGAAGATATGGCTAATACTATTATGTAGTTTTGTATTTTTAACTTTAGCAGGTTGTACGATTGGACAATCGTCTAAATCTACCAAAAATGCCAATCGAGTTTCTGTTAAAGTTCTTAGTGTAATGGACGGTGATACGATCAAAGTAAAATACAAAGGTGAAATAAAAAAAGTACGTTACTTATTAGTAGATGCACCTGAAATGTACCATAAAAAATTAGGTGAGCAACCTTTTGGGCGTGAGGCACAAACCAGAAACAGAGAAATTTTAAATAATGCAAAAGATGTTGCGCTTGAATTTGATGTTGGTGATAAAGAAGACAAGTATGGACGATTATTAGCATATGTTTATGCAGATGGAAAAAGCGTACAAGAACAACTAATTCGAGAAGGACTTGTTCGTGTAGGTTATATTTACAAACCTAATACAAAGTATTTGGACACGTTTAAAAAGATTCAAGAAAAAGCTAAAAATGAGAAAAAAGACATTTGGAAATATGAAGGATATGTGACAGATCGTGGTTTTGTTAAATCAGTCGTGAAGGATTGGCGTCCAGGAAAAGATTCAACAAAAGGTCTATCTACAAAAACAACAAATCAATCGCAAAATAATAGTACAAGCTCTAACAATGGTATGTGTAAAATTAAAGGAAATATTAATAGTAAAGGAAAAAAATTATACCACTTACCTGGTATGAATAATTATGATGCAGTAAAAGCCGAGCAAATGTTTTGTACAGAAGAAGAAGCACAAAAAGCTGGCTTTACAAAAGCAAGCTAA
- a CDS encoding phosphatidylglycerophosphatase A family protein produces the protein MYNEKLKVSSDIVAKVAREALERRGVTINDIAEIVYEMQYPYNNGLTINHCIVSVERVLNKREVQHALLVGIELDELAEKKMLSKPLQQLIESDESLFGVDETLAIGSVLTYGSIAVTTYGHLDKKKTGIIQQLDSKSGHGVHTFLDDLVGSIAASASSRLAHRIRDLEEAGESIVGREHI, from the coding sequence ATGTACAATGAAAAACTTAAAGTGTCTTCAGATATTGTGGCGAAAGTAGCACGTGAAGCGTTAGAACGTCGTGGCGTAACAATCAATGATATTGCGGAAATTGTCTATGAAATGCAGTATCCATACAATAATGGGTTGACGATAAATCATTGCATAGTATCAGTAGAACGTGTATTAAACAAAAGGGAAGTTCAACATGCCCTTCTTGTAGGAATTGAATTAGATGAACTGGCAGAGAAAAAGATGTTATCCAAACCATTGCAACAGTTAATTGAATCTGATGAAAGTCTATTTGGCGTAGACGAGACGCTTGCAATTGGGTCTGTTCTTACTTATGGAAGTATTGCTGTTACAACTTATGGACATTTAGATAAAAAGAAAACTGGAATCATTCAACAACTTGATTCAAAGAGTGGGCATGGTGTTCATACTTTTTTAGATGATTTAGTAGGAAGTATTGCTGCATCTGCATCTTCTCGATTAGCTCATAGAATTCGAGATTTAGAAGAAGCAGGTGAATCAATCGTTGGTAGAGAACACATTTAG
- a CDS encoding alpha/beta hydrolase codes for MGQGTITDIEFYSEALQEKVELLIYIPANYSPFYKYSVLIASDGKDYFQLGRISRVADEFLANEEIENIIIVGVPYKNIEDRRKKYLPNGDLHDAYLRFLAHELVPYIEENYSTYGIGMSRALIGDSQAATVSLLAAIAYPNIFGKVILQSPFVDDLVLDQVREVKDPHAFSIYHVVGSLEHEVVTMDKTIKDFLTPNRKLHQLLVDKGFTTFYEEFEGQHTWKYWQKDLKRAVKQNFGL; via the coding sequence GTGGGACAAGGAACAATTACAGATATTGAATTTTACAGCGAGGCCCTGCAAGAAAAGGTGGAATTATTAATCTATATCCCAGCAAATTATTCACCCTTTTATAAATATTCCGTTTTGATTGCTTCAGATGGTAAAGATTATTTTCAACTCGGTCGTATAAGCCGTGTAGCTGACGAGTTTTTAGCCAATGAAGAAATTGAAAATATAATCATTGTTGGCGTTCCTTATAAAAATATTGAGGATCGCAGAAAGAAGTACTTACCTAATGGTGATTTACATGATGCTTATTTACGCTTTTTAGCACACGAACTAGTGCCTTATATAGAAGAAAATTATTCAACTTATGGAATTGGCATGAGTCGTGCCCTAATTGGTGATTCACAGGCTGCTACCGTATCTTTACTTGCTGCTATCGCCTACCCCAATATCTTCGGTAAGGTGATTCTGCAATCTCCTTTTGTTGACGATTTGGTACTCGATCAAGTTCGTGAAGTAAAAGATCCACATGCCTTTTCGATTTACCATGTTGTGGGGTCTTTAGAACATGAAGTAGTAACAATGGATAAAACGATTAAAGACTTCCTTACACCCAATCGTAAACTTCATCAATTATTGGTTGATAAAGGTTTTACAACTTTTTATGAAGAATTTGAAGGACAACACACTTGGAAATACTGGCAAAAAGATTTAAAAAGAGCAGTCAAACAAAATTTTGGTTTATAA
- a CDS encoding YjcG family protein, with protein sequence MKYGIVAFPSKQLQDFANSYRKRYDSHYSKITPHITLKGVSEVEDSQIDNVSNAIKAICTHFAPISIQVSKVSSFAPVNNAIYLKVEPTEQLLNLHEAFHSADFGGEALYKFVPHITIAQDMNSGEHDDIYGQLRMTKVDFSETINRIHLLYQLEDGSWTVYETYRLTGEA encoded by the coding sequence ATGAAATATGGTATTGTTGCTTTCCCATCTAAACAATTACAAGACTTTGCGAATTCTTATCGAAAAAGGTATGACTCACATTACTCTAAGATTACACCTCATATCACATTAAAAGGTGTGTCTGAAGTAGAAGATTCTCAAATTGACAATGTTTCAAACGCGATTAAAGCGATTTGCACTCATTTTGCGCCCATTTCAATTCAAGTTTCAAAAGTAAGTTCTTTTGCACCTGTCAATAATGCAATCTATTTAAAAGTGGAACCAACAGAACAACTTTTAAATTTACATGAGGCATTCCATTCTGCAGATTTTGGTGGAGAGGCACTATACAAATTCGTCCCTCATATTACCATTGCACAGGACATGAATTCTGGAGAACATGACGATATTTATGGGCAACTTCGTATGACAAAAGTCGATTTCAGTGAAACCATCAATCGTATTCATTTACTATATCAGCTTGAGGACGGCTCTTGGACTGTTTATGAAACTTACCGATTAACAGGAGAAGCATGA
- a CDS encoding GNAT family N-acetyltransferase, protein MVFAKIVETEKELQDAFFVRKEVFVKEQGIPLPLEIDEYDEIATHFVAYFENRPIAAGRVRFIEDLTATVDRVCVLPPFRRKQIGVLMMKSLEQYIKGSNIKKVKIKAQTHAIPFYEKQNYYITSPEFLDAGIPHRAMEKVFDS, encoded by the coding sequence TTGGTTTTTGCGAAGATAGTTGAAACAGAAAAAGAATTACAAGATGCCTTCTTTGTTCGAAAAGAGGTTTTCGTCAAAGAACAAGGTATTCCTCTACCTTTAGAAATAGATGAGTACGATGAAATCGCTACACATTTTGTAGCTTACTTTGAGAACCGGCCTATCGCAGCAGGTCGAGTTCGTTTTATCGAAGATCTTACCGCTACTGTTGATCGTGTTTGTGTATTGCCTCCTTTTCGTAGAAAACAAATTGGTGTCCTAATGATGAAAAGCTTAGAACAATACATTAAAGGATCTAATATTAAAAAAGTTAAAATAAAGGCACAAACTCATGCAATCCCATTTTATGAAAAACAGAATTATTACATCACTTCTCCAGAATTTTTAGATGCAGGTATCCCTCATCGAGCAATGGAAAAAGTGTTTGATTCTTAA
- a CDS encoding stage VI sporulation protein F: protein MNPSFFRRIEEKTGVPMEEVFALANAIQNADFQDERQVRKIVRKVAKLANKPVTKELEEQIVASILKNGKSLDFSKIQNMM, encoded by the coding sequence ATGAATCCATCTTTCTTTCGAAGAATCGAAGAGAAAACAGGAGTTCCAATGGAAGAAGTCTTTGCGCTAGCTAATGCTATACAAAATGCTGATTTTCAAGATGAGCGACAAGTTCGTAAAATTGTTCGTAAGGTTGCAAAGCTTGCAAATAAACCAGTAACGAAAGAGTTAGAAGAACAGATTGTAGCATCTATTCTTAAAAACGGAAAATCTTTAGATTTTAGTAAAATTCAAAATATGATGTAA